A region of Subdoligranulum variabile DNA encodes the following proteins:
- the dxr gene encoding 1-deoxy-D-xylulose-5-phosphate reductoisomerase, producing MSKTITLLGSTGSIGTQSLDVCRMHGYSVFGLAAHSRVDKLLEQIQEFHPRYVVVVDPDAFRKLEGELAGQPDAPILMQGPDALRELAAMDGPDVVLNAVVGIAGLDASLATIESGHDLALANKESLVTGGHLVTDAVKRNGVHLLPVDSEHSAIFQCLQDAHSAKTLEKILLTASGGPFFGMTTEELRGKTKADALRHPNWNMGAKITIDSATLMNKGLELIEAAWLFGLPEDKIQIVVQRESIIHSAVQFADHSIIAQLGVPDMRIPIQYALTWPERLPSPVPELDFTALTKLSIATADEETFRCLAACKKAIRKGGLAPCAANGANEAAVAHFLRDEIGFLDIGRLVEGMVDSDSFGGDYTLADVHECDRMARAYVEAHI from the coding sequence ATGAGTAAGACCATCACTCTGCTGGGCTCCACCGGTTCCATCGGTACCCAGAGCCTGGATGTATGCCGCATGCACGGTTATTCGGTTTTTGGTCTGGCAGCGCATTCCCGCGTGGATAAACTGCTGGAGCAGATTCAAGAATTTCATCCGCGCTATGTCGTGGTTGTGGACCCGGACGCTTTCCGCAAACTGGAAGGAGAACTGGCCGGGCAGCCCGATGCACCGATACTGATGCAGGGGCCTGACGCATTGCGGGAGCTGGCCGCCATGGACGGCCCGGATGTGGTTCTCAACGCGGTGGTCGGCATTGCGGGTCTGGATGCCTCGCTGGCAACCATCGAGAGCGGTCATGATCTGGCGCTGGCCAACAAGGAGAGCCTTGTTACCGGCGGTCACCTGGTAACCGATGCGGTCAAACGCAACGGTGTGCACCTTTTGCCGGTGGACAGTGAGCACAGTGCCATCTTCCAGTGTCTGCAGGATGCCCACAGCGCCAAAACGCTGGAGAAAATTTTGCTGACAGCGTCGGGCGGCCCGTTCTTCGGCATGACCACCGAGGAACTGCGCGGCAAGACCAAGGCGGATGCGCTGCGCCATCCCAACTGGAACATGGGAGCTAAAATTACCATCGACTCGGCGACGTTGATGAACAAAGGTCTGGAACTGATTGAAGCGGCATGGCTGTTCGGCCTGCCGGAAGACAAGATCCAGATTGTCGTTCAGCGCGAGAGCATCATTCATTCGGCGGTTCAGTTTGCCGATCATTCCATCATTGCCCAGCTGGGCGTGCCGGATATGCGCATCCCCATCCAGTATGCCCTGACCTGGCCGGAGCGCCTGCCCAGCCCGGTCCCGGAGCTGGATTTTACAGCGCTGACCAAGTTGAGCATTGCCACGGCGGATGAGGAAACTTTCCGCTGCCTGGCCGCCTGCAAAAAGGCCATCCGTAAGGGAGGTCTTGCACCCTGTGCGGCAAACGGCGCCAATGAGGCGGCGGTTGCCCATTTCCTGCGGGACGAGATCGGATTTCTGGATATCGGCCGCCTGGTGGAAGGCATGGTGGACAGCGACAGCTTCGGCGGTGACTACACCCTGGCTGACGTACATGAATGTGACCGGATGGCCCGCGCGTATGTGGAAGCCCATATTTGA
- the secG gene encoding preprotein translocase subunit SecG produces MNWYEIALGCVLIAVSLLIIVFTLAQEQKGQGLSAAIMGENTHMAAGRERGIDAKLAKWTKVFGGVFFVVVLVVCVLSARL; encoded by the coding sequence ATGAACTGGTATGAGATCGCTCTCGGCTGCGTTCTGATTGCAGTGTCGCTTTTGATCATCGTTTTCACCCTTGCGCAGGAGCAGAAGGGCCAGGGCCTCTCTGCCGCAATCATGGGCGAGAACACCCACATGGCGGCCGGCCGTGAGCGCGGCATCGACGCCAAGCTCGCCAAATGGACCAAGGTCTTTGGCGGTGTGTTCTTTGTGGTGGTGCTGGTTGTCTGCGTACTCAGCGCCCGCCTGTAA
- a CDS encoding PolC-type DNA polymerase III, whose amino-acid sequence MKPLVTQVWPQFTADQQFCNAFGSVLVERVELHRTKRQVVICLRSAEPLDQALCGRLCASLQEVFAGYELHLRNYFSYPNITPESVCLMIEELKEKGMPVNGFLDKNQPVVFGEDGITIRVNAGRTILESVELPRVLAELIQERTGSLPIVRLADTGNARTEEEFEQYLQEKTPVVKFEAKETPPDFTIEGLSLSNKPVKVFYGKNFKPAETRRLNDLGDGGKVVVWGDVFATEVKGSRRKIYFTSITDYTGSVNLKILGDEDADMSKWEGLKPGTTLIVRGNYMYDKYEHDFVIMPYDVLQVEREPRQDTAPDGQKRVELHLHTKSSSMDGFNDPGKIVRLAHRMGHRAIAITDHGVCQGYPEAMLATDDIHKNDPNFKLIYGCEAYFVDDMIPAVYGKAQMPLSGSFVVFDTETTGLDSNVEALTEIGAVYVENGKINEEKKFCTFVNPGKPIPQKVVELTGINDAMVADAPTPEEAIRAFKEFCGDHVLVAHNAHSFDMLFIRKAGEKAGISFDENTYIDTLPMGQALFPGLRNYKLDTINKHLEIPPFNHHRAVDDAMALARIFEVMLNDLQEKDIPTVEAINTGLGGNKEVLKKKYYHLIILVQNQVGLKNLYRIVSAAHTQYFFKKPRVPRSLLNKYREGLLLSPACEAGELYRAIVAGQPYEQLLRIADYYDYLEVQPLGNNEFMVRNGQVDSIEAIKNFNRTVIKLGEDLHKPVVATGDSHFQEPEDWIYRAVLQAGNGFKDADNQAPLYYHTTTEMLEDFSYLPQDKAFEIVVTNPNKIAATIDNNLRAIPKGTYPPSIPGAEQELRDDTWKHAARDYGTPLPDVLQKRLKKELDSICGHGYAVLYVIAVRLVAYSNAGGYQVGSRGSVGSSAVAHFSGISEVNSMPPHYLCPECKHSEWIDDGIHMDGFDLPDKNCPVCGHKMIVEGHDIPFETFLGFYGDKEPDIDLNFSGMYQSHVHRYTEELFGKENVFKAGTVSGLQDKTAYGYVKKYLEERGKTVNRAEENRLVIGCTGVKRTTGQHPGGMVVVPDTFDIYDFCAIQHPADDVKGGLLTTHFEFKYLHDTLLKLDELGHDVPTFYKYFEEYSGIPIDSVPMNDEKVYSLLTSPEALGVTEEQIGSKTGTFGIPEMGTNFVRQMLLDAQPKNFSELIQISGLSHGTDVWTNNADELIRSGTCTIAEVIGCRDSIMLYLLRKGLEPKMAFDIMEAVRKGKVAKGGFQPGWEEAMREHDVPDWYIESCRKIKYMFPKAHAVAYLMAAIRLMWFKVYHPAIFYAVYFTVRGADIDYEAAVGGVRVAKEHLRDNERIPKEERTAKDDDALVSLQLENEMLQRGCQFLPIELGKSHASKYVVEDGKVRLPFTSLRGLGEAAAVALEEATIHGQEYISIEELQQASGVASSVFDKLRSVGALGNLPETSQVDLFSLM is encoded by the coding sequence TTGAAACCACTTGTTACCCAGGTCTGGCCGCAGTTTACGGCGGACCAGCAGTTCTGCAACGCCTTCGGCAGCGTACTGGTTGAGCGCGTGGAACTGCACCGTACCAAACGTCAGGTTGTTATCTGCCTGCGCAGTGCCGAACCTCTGGACCAGGCGCTGTGCGGGCGCCTTTGTGCATCCCTGCAGGAAGTATTTGCAGGGTATGAGCTGCATCTTCGCAATTATTTTTCCTATCCGAATATTACGCCGGAATCGGTCTGCCTGATGATCGAGGAACTGAAAGAAAAAGGCATGCCGGTCAATGGCTTTTTGGACAAGAACCAGCCGGTGGTGTTTGGCGAAGACGGAATTACCATCCGGGTGAACGCGGGACGTACCATTCTGGAAAGCGTGGAATTGCCCCGGGTATTGGCGGAGCTGATTCAGGAGCGCACGGGTTCACTGCCGATTGTGCGCCTGGCCGATACCGGCAACGCCCGCACCGAGGAAGAATTCGAGCAGTATCTGCAGGAAAAGACGCCGGTGGTCAAATTCGAGGCCAAGGAAACGCCGCCTGATTTCACCATTGAAGGTCTGTCCCTGTCCAACAAACCGGTCAAAGTATTCTACGGCAAGAATTTCAAACCTGCCGAGACCCGTCGTCTCAACGATCTGGGCGACGGCGGCAAGGTGGTGGTCTGGGGCGACGTCTTTGCCACCGAAGTCAAAGGCAGCCGCCGCAAGATCTATTTTACTTCCATCACCGACTATACCGGGTCGGTCAACCTCAAGATCCTGGGCGACGAAGATGCCGACATGTCCAAGTGGGAAGGGCTCAAGCCCGGCACCACGCTGATTGTCCGCGGCAATTATATGTACGACAAGTATGAGCATGATTTTGTCATCATGCCCTACGATGTGCTGCAGGTGGAGCGGGAACCCCGCCAGGACACCGCTCCCGACGGACAGAAGCGGGTGGAACTGCATCTGCATACCAAGTCCAGTTCCATGGACGGCTTCAACGATCCCGGCAAGATTGTGCGCCTGGCCCACCGGATGGGGCACCGTGCCATTGCCATCACCGACCACGGTGTCTGCCAGGGGTATCCCGAAGCGATGCTGGCGACCGACGATATTCACAAAAACGACCCGAATTTCAAGCTGATCTACGGCTGTGAAGCGTACTTTGTGGACGATATGATTCCGGCCGTTTATGGCAAGGCACAGATGCCGCTGTCCGGGTCTTTTGTGGTGTTTGATACCGAGACCACAGGCCTGGACTCCAACGTGGAGGCGTTGACCGAGATCGGTGCCGTCTACGTGGAAAACGGCAAGATCAACGAGGAAAAGAAGTTCTGCACCTTTGTGAATCCCGGTAAGCCCATTCCTCAGAAGGTTGTGGAACTGACCGGTATCAACGATGCCATGGTGGCCGATGCACCCACGCCTGAGGAAGCCATCCGTGCATTCAAGGAATTCTGTGGGGACCATGTACTGGTAGCGCATAATGCCCACAGCTTTGATATGCTCTTCATCCGCAAGGCGGGGGAGAAGGCGGGCATCAGCTTTGACGAAAACACCTATATTGATACGTTGCCCATGGGCCAGGCGCTGTTCCCGGGCCTGCGCAACTATAAGCTGGACACCATCAACAAGCACTTGGAAATTCCGCCTTTTAACCATCACCGGGCGGTGGACGATGCCATGGCCCTGGCACGGATTTTTGAGGTCATGCTCAATGACCTGCAGGAAAAGGACATCCCCACCGTGGAAGCCATCAACACCGGTCTGGGCGGCAACAAGGAAGTTCTGAAAAAGAAATACTATCACCTGATCATTCTGGTGCAGAACCAGGTTGGCCTGAAAAATCTGTATCGGATTGTCAGCGCGGCGCATACCCAGTATTTCTTTAAAAAGCCCCGCGTGCCGCGCAGCCTGCTGAACAAATACCGCGAGGGCCTGCTGCTCTCGCCGGCCTGTGAAGCAGGCGAACTTTACAGGGCAATTGTGGCCGGACAGCCCTATGAGCAGCTGCTGCGCATTGCCGATTACTACGATTATCTGGAAGTGCAGCCGCTGGGCAACAACGAGTTCATGGTCCGCAACGGCCAGGTGGACTCTATCGAGGCCATCAAAAACTTTAACCGAACCGTGATCAAACTGGGCGAGGATCTGCACAAGCCGGTGGTGGCCACGGGAGACTCCCACTTCCAGGAGCCGGAGGACTGGATCTACCGTGCTGTGCTGCAAGCGGGCAATGGCTTCAAGGATGCCGACAACCAGGCGCCGCTGTACTACCACACCACTACAGAAATGCTGGAGGACTTCAGCTATCTGCCCCAGGACAAGGCCTTTGAAATCGTTGTCACCAACCCCAACAAGATTGCGGCTACCATCGACAACAATCTGCGGGCTATCCCCAAGGGCACCTACCCGCCCAGCATCCCGGGCGCCGAGCAGGAACTGCGCGACGATACCTGGAAACATGCAGCCAGGGATTACGGCACGCCGCTGCCCGATGTGCTGCAAAAACGTCTGAAGAAGGAACTGGACTCTATCTGTGGCCACGGTTACGCGGTTCTGTATGTCATTGCTGTGCGTCTGGTGGCCTACTCCAATGCGGGCGGTTACCAGGTTGGCAGCCGTGGTTCCGTCGGCTCGTCGGCGGTTGCCCACTTCTCCGGTATTTCCGAAGTCAACTCCATGCCGCCTCATTATCTGTGCCCTGAATGCAAGCACAGCGAGTGGATTGATGACGGTATCCATATGGACGGTTTCGACCTGCCCGATAAAAACTGCCCGGTCTGTGGGCATAAGATGATCGTGGAAGGACACGACATTCCCTTCGAAACCTTCCTGGGGTTCTATGGTGACAAGGAACCGGATATCGACCTGAACTTCTCGGGTATGTATCAGTCTCATGTCCATCGCTACACGGAGGAACTCTTCGGCAAGGAAAACGTCTTCAAGGCCGGTACGGTTTCCGGTCTGCAGGATAAGACGGCCTATGGCTATGTCAAAAAGTATCTGGAGGAGCGTGGAAAGACCGTCAACCGTGCGGAGGAAAACCGCCTGGTTATCGGCTGCACCGGCGTCAAACGCACCACGGGCCAGCATCCCGGCGGCATGGTCGTTGTGCCCGATACGTTTGATATCTATGACTTTTGTGCCATCCAGCATCCGGCGGACGACGTCAAGGGCGGCCTGCTGACCACCCACTTCGAATTCAAATATCTGCACGATACGCTGCTCAAGCTGGATGAGCTGGGCCACGATGTGCCTACGTTCTATAAATACTTTGAGGAATATTCCGGTATCCCCATCGACTCGGTGCCGATGAACGACGAGAAGGTGTACAGCCTGCTCACCAGCCCGGAGGCGCTGGGGGTGACGGAGGAACAGATCGGTTCCAAGACCGGTACCTTTGGAATTCCCGAGATGGGCACCAACTTCGTGCGCCAGATGCTGCTGGATGCACAGCCTAAGAATTTCTCGGAACTGATCCAGATTTCGGGGCTGTCCCATGGTACCGACGTTTGGACCAACAACGCCGACGAACTGATCCGTTCGGGCACCTGCACCATCGCGGAAGTGATCGGCTGCCGTGACAGTATCATGTTGTATCTGCTGCGCAAAGGCCTGGAACCCAAAATGGCTTTCGATATTATGGAGGCCGTGCGTAAAGGCAAGGTGGCCAAAGGTGGTTTCCAGCCGGGCTGGGAGGAAGCTATGCGGGAACACGACGTGCCGGACTGGTACATCGAATCCTGCCGCAAGATCAAATATATGTTCCCCAAAGCCCATGCGGTGGCCTACCTGATGGCGGCCATCCGACTGATGTGGTTCAAAGTCTATCATCCGGCCATCTTCTACGCAGTGTACTTCACGGTGCGCGGCGCGGATATCGACTACGAAGCGGCCGTGGGCGGCGTGCGGGTGGCCAAGGAGCATCTGCGGGACAACGAGCGCATCCCCAAGGAGGAGCGCACCGCCAAGGATGACGATGCGCTGGTCAGCCTGCAGTTGGAAAATGAAATGCTGCAGCGCGGTTGTCAGTTCCTGCCCATCGAACTGGGCAAGAGCCATGCCAGCAAATACGTGGTGGAGGACGGCAAAGTCCGTCTGCCGTTTACGTCGCTGCGCGGCCTGGGTGAAGCGGCTGCTGTGGCGCTGGAGGAAGCTACGATCCACGGTCAGGAGTATATCTCCATCGAGGAACTGCAGCAGGCCAGTGGCGTGGCAAGCTCGGTGTTTGACAAACTTCGCTCGGTGGGCGCCCTGGGCAACCTGCCGGAAACCAGTCAGGTGGACCTTTTCAGCCTGATGTAA
- a CDS encoding phosphatidate cytidylyltransferase: MKTRVITAVVGLALLAVVLAFFNTILFDLVLTAVCLIAIHEVFSAMGFGKKQWYLYAVAVPYTLLIMLTTTQAARMLVLPVSFLVVLFFNICQIAQVQKLDFGKLAGYVYFSGVIIFCFYSLIHLKRMLPFETYRYDAVYFILLILCFAWGGDTAAYFAGRAFGKRKLAPIVSPNKTVEGAIGGVVGSIIAGMLLTAAYTLLSSGYNVISIQMRPKHYLVLLFMGAIASVLGILGDLFASAVKRQSGIKDYGTIFPGHGGILDRFDSVMFIAPFVAIVVRYFFYVL, translated from the coding sequence ATGAAGACCCGCGTCATTACCGCCGTCGTCGGCCTGGCTTTGCTTGCTGTCGTACTGGCATTTTTCAACACCATCCTGTTTGATCTGGTGCTCACTGCCGTTTGCCTGATTGCCATTCATGAAGTATTTTCCGCCATGGGATTCGGCAAAAAGCAGTGGTATCTCTATGCTGTGGCTGTGCCGTACACGCTGCTGATCATGCTCACGACTACCCAGGCGGCCCGCATGCTGGTGCTGCCGGTCAGCTTTCTGGTGGTGCTGTTTTTCAATATCTGCCAGATTGCACAGGTGCAGAAACTGGATTTCGGCAAACTGGCAGGATACGTCTATTTTTCCGGGGTCATTATCTTCTGTTTTTACTCTCTCATTCACCTGAAACGGATGTTGCCTTTTGAAACATACCGCTACGACGCCGTATATTTTATTCTGTTGATTCTCTGCTTCGCCTGGGGCGGCGACACCGCCGCCTACTTTGCAGGGCGTGCCTTTGGCAAGCGCAAGCTGGCACCGATTGTCAGTCCCAACAAGACGGTGGAAGGTGCCATCGGGGGTGTTGTGGGCAGTATCATTGCCGGAATGCTGCTGACGGCGGCTTATACGCTGCTTTCTTCCGGATATAATGTGATCAGTATCCAGATGCGTCCCAAACATTACCTGGTGTTGCTCTTCATGGGAGCCATCGCCTCGGTGCTGGGTATTCTGGGAGATTTGTTTGCCTCGGCAGTCAAGCGTCAGTCGGGCATCAAGGACTACGGTACGATCTTCCCGGGACACGGCGGGATTCTGGACCGTTTTGACAGCGTGATGTTTATTGCCCCGTTTGTGGCGATTGTCGTGCGTTATTTCTTCTATGTACTGTAA
- the ispG gene encoding flavodoxin-dependent (E)-4-hydroxy-3-methylbut-2-enyl-diphosphate synthase, which yields MTRQLKREVKIGNITIGGTHPITVQTMLNVPVKDIAGNVAQAKRVAAAGCQIVRVTVPTPADAAVVSAIKEAVDIPVVADIHFDYRAALAALDAGADKIRINPGNIGDDDRVKAVADACNAKNVPIRIGVNGGSLEKHILAKYGAPVPEAMVESALYHVRLLEKHDFDNIVISIKSSNVPRMMAAYRMLSAQTDYPLHVGVTEAGGNRMGLIKSGMGIGGLLLEGIGDTLRVSLTEDPENEVYAGYDILRAVGYAVAGPEIISCPTCGRTQYPMIEIANEVERRLRDEGFKKPLKIAIMGCVVNGPGEASDADIGIAGGKDEALLFIRGEKVRMLKGDIVGQFIDEIHKL from the coding sequence ATGACGCGCCAACTGAAACGAGAAGTCAAGATCGGAAACATTACCATCGGCGGCACCCATCCCATCACCGTACAGACGATGCTCAACGTTCCGGTCAAGGATATTGCGGGCAATGTGGCCCAGGCCAAGCGGGTGGCGGCAGCCGGCTGCCAGATCGTTCGTGTTACCGTGCCTACGCCTGCCGATGCGGCGGTGGTTTCTGCCATTAAGGAAGCGGTGGATATCCCCGTGGTGGCGGACATCCATTTTGATTACCGCGCCGCATTGGCCGCCTTGGATGCCGGGGCCGACAAGATCCGCATCAACCCCGGCAACATCGGCGATGATGACCGGGTCAAGGCGGTGGCGGATGCCTGCAATGCCAAAAATGTGCCCATCCGGATCGGTGTCAACGGCGGCAGCCTGGAAAAGCATATCCTTGCCAAGTATGGCGCTCCGGTGCCGGAGGCTATGGTGGAAAGTGCACTGTATCATGTGCGCCTGCTGGAAAAACACGATTTTGACAACATTGTCATCTCCATCAAATCCAGCAATGTCCCCCGTATGATGGCAGCCTATCGAATGCTGTCGGCGCAGACGGACTACCCGCTCCACGTGGGTGTGACCGAGGCGGGCGGCAACCGTATGGGGCTCATCAAGTCCGGCATGGGCATTGGGGGACTGCTGCTGGAAGGTATCGGCGATACGCTGCGTGTTTCGCTGACGGAGGATCCGGAAAATGAGGTCTACGCCGGATATGATATCCTGCGGGCGGTGGGCTATGCTGTGGCAGGGCCTGAGATCATCAGCTGCCCCACCTGCGGCCGGACCCAGTATCCGATGATCGAGATTGCCAACGAGGTGGAGCGCCGTCTGCGTGACGAAGGATTCAAGAAGCCTCTGAAAATTGCCATTATGGGTTGTGTGGTCAACGGTCCCGGCGAAGCATCCGATGCGGACATCGGTATTGCCGGCGGCAAGGATGAGGCCCTGCTCTTTATCCGCGGAGAAAAAGTCCGCATGCTGAAAGGGGATATCGTCGGTCAGTTCATTGACGAAATCCATAAACTGTGA
- the frr gene encoding ribosome recycling factor gives MSSTTKPFEEKMNASVDHLVRELASIRAGRANPAVLDRVTVDYYGSPTPINQIAAVSVAEARILTITPWDRQMLKPISKAIQTSDIGINPIDDGQVIRLVFPAPTEERRKQLTKDVQKQGEEAKVAVRNVRRDAMDKFKAMKKAGELTEDDQKKLEEETQKLTDKYVKMIDETCAAKNKEIMEV, from the coding sequence ATGAGCAGCACGACCAAACCTTTTGAAGAAAAGATGAACGCCAGCGTGGACCATCTGGTCCGGGAGCTGGCTTCGATCCGCGCCGGCCGCGCCAACCCTGCGGTTCTCGACCGCGTCACGGTGGATTATTACGGCAGCCCCACGCCGATCAACCAGATCGCCGCTGTGTCCGTGGCGGAAGCACGGATCCTGACCATCACCCCCTGGGACCGCCAGATGCTCAAGCCCATCTCCAAGGCGATCCAGACCAGTGATATCGGCATCAATCCCATTGATGACGGTCAGGTGATTCGGCTGGTGTTCCCGGCCCCCACCGAGGAACGCCGCAAACAGCTGACCAAGGATGTTCAGAAACAGGGCGAGGAAGCCAAGGTCGCGGTGCGCAACGTCCGCCGCGATGCCATGGATAAGTTCAAGGCCATGAAGAAGGCCGGCGAACTGACCGAGGATGACCAGAAGAAACTGGAGGAAGAAACCCAGAAACTGACCGACAAGTACGTCAAGATGATTGACGAGACTTGTGCTGCCAAGAACAAGGAAATCATGGAAGTCTGA
- a CDS encoding M50 family metallopeptidase, which produces MTALLTGLVSLLVFGVVILVHELGHFWAARHCGIRVEEFSIGFGPKLFAWNRGGTRYTLRLIPLGGYNLFATPPDPDEDGEEILPVRPPERKKTLFPVTVRGLEFEQAGAWQRFFVTLWGAVMNFLLGLIVLLVLVFSMANLGGTTIAQFVDGASSSQTGLELGDTVVAVDGNRVRTANSLAQLFDGTSKQHTMTVLRQGEIVTLHDVTVAPTTDENGNVISGVDFRVAAVPKTLRNVLVQTGEFFQYYSTAILGGFWELATGRVGVDQLSGPIGTVSAVSQAVQYGWRDVLSLMALLTINVGIFNLLPIPALDGCKLLFLLFEGLTGHAVPQRFQIAVNTAGMVLLLWLMLLVTMQDITRIL; this is translated from the coding sequence ATGACTGCATTGCTGACCGGGCTGGTATCCCTGCTCGTGTTCGGGGTTGTCATTTTGGTGCATGAGCTGGGCCATTTTTGGGCGGCCCGGCATTGCGGCATCCGGGTGGAGGAATTTTCCATCGGATTTGGCCCAAAGCTGTTTGCCTGGAACCGCGGCGGAACCCGGTATACATTGCGGCTGATCCCGCTGGGCGGGTACAATCTTTTTGCCACGCCGCCGGATCCAGATGAGGACGGGGAAGAAATACTTCCGGTTCGTCCGCCGGAACGGAAGAAAACGCTGTTCCCGGTAACGGTGCGCGGTCTGGAATTCGAGCAGGCCGGAGCCTGGCAGCGCTTCTTTGTGACGCTGTGGGGAGCAGTGATGAATTTTCTGCTCGGGCTGATCGTTCTGCTTGTGTTGGTTTTCAGCATGGCGAATCTGGGCGGTACTACCATCGCTCAGTTCGTGGATGGCGCTTCCAGCAGCCAGACCGGGCTTGAGCTGGGGGATACCGTTGTGGCTGTGGACGGTAACCGGGTGCGCACCGCCAATTCCCTGGCACAATTGTTTGACGGGACATCAAAACAGCATACGATGACGGTGCTGCGCCAGGGAGAAATCGTAACGCTCCATGATGTGACGGTGGCCCCCACTACCGATGAAAACGGCAACGTCATCAGCGGTGTGGATTTCCGCGTGGCGGCGGTGCCCAAGACGCTGCGCAATGTGCTGGTACAAACCGGGGAATTCTTTCAGTATTACAGTACAGCCATTCTTGGAGGTTTCTGGGAACTGGCTACCGGACGGGTCGGCGTCGACCAGCTATCCGGCCCCATCGGTACGGTTTCAGCGGTCAGCCAGGCGGTACAGTACGGCTGGCGGGACGTTCTTTCCCTGATGGCTCTTCTGACCATCAACGTGGGAATTTTCAACCTGCTGCCCATTCCCGCTCTGGACGGCTGCAAACTGTTGTTTTTGTTGTTTGAAGGCCTGACGGGACATGCAGTGCCCCAGCGCTTTCAGATCGCGGTCAATACCGCGGGAATGGTCCTGCTTCTGTGGCTGATGCTGCTGGTGACGATGCAGGATATTACCAGGATTTTATAA